The following are encoded in a window of bacterium SCSIO 12643 genomic DNA:
- a CDS encoding SDR family oxidoreductase, translating into MKILLTGATGYIGKRLLPELIKKGHEVICAVRDLDRFNPPQSLQPHIKIIQIDLLQIHTLQRIPKDIDGAYYLVHSMSTSTDYEALEMQSAENFRTCIEQTSAQHVIYLSGITNEQTLSKHLNSRRNVEEELAKGNYHFTTFRAGIIIGSGSASFEIIRDLVEKLPVMITPKWLRTKCQPIGIRDVIQILSDSIFHENTYDQNFDIGGPDILSYKEMLLGYAKSRNLQRKIFIVPVMTPRLSSYWLFFVTSTSYKLALALVDSMKIEVICKDQRIYDILNFEPLSYVESLERTLSRIQRNNVVSSWKDSQISGRLRFNISEFIQVPEFGCFKDHRQKETQNVSKTIDKIWAIGGENGWYYVNFLWKLRGFFDRLVGGVGLRRGRTHLNDIQPGDALDFWRVLYADKTEGRLLLFAEMKLPGEAWLEFRMQNNTLIQTATFRPKGVWGRLYWYSVLPFHAIVFQGMLHQLTEAK; encoded by the coding sequence ATGAAAATACTACTAACCGGAGCGACAGGATATATTGGCAAGCGACTACTTCCTGAATTAATTAAGAAAGGGCATGAAGTCATTTGTGCAGTTAGAGATTTAGATCGCTTTAACCCTCCGCAATCTTTACAGCCTCATATTAAAATCATTCAGATTGATTTACTGCAAATTCATACCCTGCAAAGAATCCCAAAAGACATTGATGGCGCATATTATTTGGTACATTCTATGTCTACCTCAACGGATTACGAGGCTTTAGAAATGCAATCTGCAGAGAATTTCAGAACCTGCATTGAACAAACCTCGGCCCAACATGTCATTTATCTAAGTGGAATTACCAATGAGCAAACGCTATCCAAACATTTAAACTCGAGAAGAAATGTGGAAGAAGAATTGGCCAAAGGCAATTACCATTTCACAACCTTTCGAGCTGGAATTATCATTGGTTCGGGAAGTGCTTCATTCGAAATTATTCGTGATCTGGTGGAAAAACTCCCGGTCATGATTACTCCAAAATGGCTCCGTACCAAATGCCAACCAATCGGCATTCGAGATGTGATCCAGATTCTGTCGGACAGTATTTTCCATGAAAATACGTACGATCAAAATTTTGATATTGGCGGACCAGATATTCTATCCTATAAAGAAATGCTTCTGGGATACGCGAAGTCCAGAAACTTACAACGTAAAATCTTTATTGTACCAGTTATGACTCCAAGACTTTCTTCCTACTGGTTATTCTTCGTGACATCGACTTCATACAAATTGGCTTTAGCTCTTGTGGATAGCATGAAAATTGAGGTCATCTGTAAAGACCAACGTATTTACGACATTCTAAATTTTGAACCCTTGTCATATGTGGAATCGCTAGAACGAACTTTATCCAGGATTCAAAGAAACAATGTCGTTTCCAGTTGGAAAGATTCTCAAATCAGCGGTCGACTCCGTTTTAATATTTCTGAGTTTATTCAGGTTCCTGAATTTGGTTGTTTCAAGGACCATCGTCAAAAAGAAACTCAAAACGTATCAAAAACCATTGATAAAATCTGGGCAATTGGAGGTGAAAACGGATGGTATTACGTGAATTTCTTATGGAAACTAAGAGGTTTCTTTGATCGATTGGTTGGCGGTGTTGGACTTAGACGTGGTCGTACGCACTTAAACGACATTCAGCCAGGAGATGCGTTGGATTTTTGGCGTGTGCTTTATGCCGATAAAACTGAAGGACGACTACTCTTATTTGCGGAAATGAAACTACCGGGAGAAGCCTGGTTAGAATTTAGAATGCAAAACAACACCTTAATCCAAACTGCGACTTTTAGACCTAAGGGCGTCTGGGGTAGACTCTACTGGTACAGTGTACTCCCATTTCATGCCATTGTATTTCAAGGCATGCTCCATCAACTCACAGAAGCAAAATAA
- a CDS encoding efflux RND transporter permease subunit → MLNRILIFSLNNRLMVLLAAVILSISGVYLARTMNVDVFPDLTAPTVTILTEAHGMESEEVEKLVTYQLETAMNGSPNVRRIRSSSAAGISIVWVEFEWGTDIYRARQIVSERIPMVSENLPEGVGTPTMAPISSIMGEVMLLGVTSDGLSPMELRTISDWTIRPRVKSVSGIAKVMVIGGEFKQYQVLVNPQKLSYYQVSLSQVLEKVRAANVNAPGGVIQEYGNQYIVKGSGRVYQVDQLKEAVLKYVDGQTIRIRDVADVQIGASDKIGDGSLNGNPAVILVISKQPNVNTLKLTENLDQVITDLQADLPENVLIQSHIFRQANFIEASVSNLKQTLLEGAFFVVIVLFVFLMNWRTTVISLLAIPISLMVSIIVLNVLGYTMNTMSLGGMAIAVGALVDDAIIDVENVFKRLRENVRKPVSERLPILEVVRKASIEIRSSIIIATLIIIVSFIPLFFLGGMEGRLLQPLGIAFITSVLTSLIVAVTVTPVLCSYLLQKESVLSNQAQGTRVEIWLRSIYRKTLQGALQMPKLVIGGTLGAFILSLVVFTQLGRSFLPEFNEGSLVISVVGVPGMSLEESNKTGRLVEQLLLELPEVEVVTRRTGRAELDEHAQGVNAAEVDVPFVLNGKSKEEFFEEVRHKLRVVPGVNITLGQPIAHRIDHMLSGTRANIAIKIFGPDLQRLFEVGKDVESKIKNVSGIADVAVDQQIEVPQLRIVPKREMLAAYGMTISELMQQVDISFAGEKAGEIYEGQRYFDLMVRLAPAFRNSKERMANALIHLPDGGFVPLQELAEIRSLSSPNTISREEVQRKIVVAANVHGRDLRSVVNDIQMIIESEVNLPEGYRVKYGGQFESETKASQLLMISAVLAVLVIFILLYLEFKDVKLSLVVLLNLPLALIGGILMVYFTSGIISIAATIGFISLFGIATRNGILLVSRYEDLRKEGFQGVKLLLEGAVDRLNPILMTAFTTGLALIPLALKGSEAGNEIQSPMAIVILGGLVSATILNLFVIPCVYQWISDRK, encoded by the coding sequence GTGTTAAATAGAATTTTAATTTTTTCATTAAACAACCGATTGATGGTTTTGCTTGCAGCGGTCATATTAAGTATTTCCGGAGTGTATTTGGCAAGAACCATGAATGTGGATGTGTTTCCAGATCTCACAGCTCCTACGGTAACGATTCTTACCGAGGCGCATGGAATGGAATCTGAAGAGGTGGAGAAGTTGGTCACGTATCAATTGGAAACTGCTATGAACGGTTCTCCAAATGTGAGACGGATCAGATCATCTTCAGCTGCTGGGATTTCTATTGTGTGGGTGGAGTTTGAATGGGGAACCGATATTTATCGGGCCAGACAAATTGTGAGTGAGCGAATTCCAATGGTCAGTGAAAATCTTCCCGAGGGAGTTGGAACACCAACTATGGCACCCATTTCTTCTATTATGGGAGAAGTGATGTTATTGGGAGTAACTTCTGATGGTTTATCTCCGATGGAACTGCGAACAATTTCAGATTGGACTATTCGCCCTCGTGTTAAATCAGTCAGTGGAATCGCAAAAGTGATGGTCATTGGAGGAGAGTTTAAACAATATCAGGTTTTGGTAAATCCTCAAAAGTTGAGCTATTATCAGGTGAGTTTGTCTCAGGTACTTGAAAAAGTACGTGCAGCTAATGTAAATGCTCCCGGAGGTGTAATTCAGGAATATGGAAATCAATATATTGTAAAGGGGAGTGGGAGAGTCTATCAAGTAGACCAGTTGAAGGAGGCTGTCCTGAAGTATGTTGATGGGCAAACTATTCGAATTAGAGATGTAGCCGATGTCCAAATTGGGGCTTCAGATAAGATTGGTGACGGATCATTAAATGGTAATCCAGCGGTAATTTTGGTGATATCGAAGCAACCTAATGTGAATACGTTAAAGTTGACCGAGAATTTAGATCAGGTCATTACTGATTTACAAGCGGATTTACCCGAAAATGTACTGATTCAAAGTCATATTTTTAGACAAGCCAATTTTATAGAGGCATCAGTAAGCAATCTAAAACAAACCCTTTTGGAAGGTGCATTTTTTGTAGTTATTGTTTTGTTTGTTTTTCTGATGAATTGGCGAACGACTGTGATTTCATTATTGGCTATTCCGATCTCATTAATGGTGTCTATAATTGTTTTGAATGTGTTGGGTTACACAATGAATACAATGAGTTTGGGAGGAATGGCGATTGCAGTTGGAGCTTTGGTAGATGATGCTATTATTGATGTGGAGAATGTTTTCAAACGACTGAGGGAGAATGTTCGTAAACCTGTTTCTGAGCGACTTCCGATACTTGAAGTGGTTCGAAAAGCTTCAATTGAAATCAGGAGTTCTATCATTATCGCTACGCTCATTATTATAGTTTCCTTTATTCCATTATTCTTTTTGGGAGGTATGGAAGGTCGATTGCTTCAACCTCTCGGAATTGCTTTTATCACTTCTGTATTGACCTCATTAATAGTTGCGGTTACAGTTACACCCGTATTATGTTCCTATTTGCTTCAAAAAGAAAGCGTATTGTCAAATCAGGCGCAGGGAACGCGAGTAGAAATCTGGTTGCGGAGCATTTATAGGAAAACGCTACAAGGTGCATTGCAAATGCCAAAACTGGTGATCGGAGGGACGTTAGGAGCTTTTATTTTGAGTTTAGTTGTATTCACACAGCTGGGTAGAAGTTTCTTGCCGGAATTTAATGAAGGCTCTTTGGTGATTAGTGTAGTAGGCGTTCCGGGAATGTCTTTGGAAGAGAGTAATAAGACGGGCCGACTCGTAGAACAATTATTATTGGAGTTGCCTGAAGTGGAAGTTGTTACACGAAGAACAGGAAGAGCTGAGCTGGACGAACATGCGCAAGGGGTAAATGCTGCGGAAGTAGATGTGCCATTTGTATTAAACGGGAAAAGCAAAGAAGAATTTTTTGAAGAGGTACGTCATAAGTTGCGTGTTGTTCCAGGAGTGAATATTACTTTGGGACAACCTATTGCGCATCGCATAGACCATATGCTTTCCGGTACCAGAGCCAATATTGCAATTAAAATTTTTGGTCCTGACCTTCAGCGATTATTTGAAGTGGGAAAGGATGTAGAATCAAAGATTAAAAATGTGAGCGGGATTGCTGATGTGGCGGTGGATCAACAAATTGAAGTGCCGCAATTACGCATTGTTCCCAAACGTGAAATGCTTGCTGCTTATGGAATGACTATTTCGGAATTGATGCAACAAGTAGATATTTCTTTTGCGGGAGAAAAAGCCGGAGAGATTTATGAAGGTCAGCGATATTTCGATTTGATGGTGCGTCTGGCACCAGCGTTTAGAAATAGTAAGGAGCGAATGGCTAATGCATTGATTCATTTGCCCGATGGAGGTTTTGTTCCGCTTCAAGAGTTGGCAGAAATCCGTTCTTTGAGTAGTCCGAATACGATTAGTAGGGAAGAAGTGCAACGAAAAATTGTTGTGGCTGCGAATGTGCATGGGAGAGATTTAAGAAGTGTTGTGAATGACATTCAAATGATCATAGAATCTGAGGTCAACTTGCCAGAGGGTTATCGTGTTAAATACGGAGGTCAATTTGAAAGTGAAACGAAAGCTTCTCAATTACTAATGATTAGTGCAGTTCTTGCAGTTCTGGTGATTTTTATATTGCTATATCTTGAATTCAAAGATGTAAAGCTATCATTGGTAGTGTTGTTGAATCTACCATTAGCGCTAATAGGAGGGATTCTGATGGTGTATTTTACATCTGGAATTATCAGCATTGCTGCTACTATTGGATTTATAAGTTTATTTGGAATAGCGACCCGGAATGGAATCTTATTGGTGTCCAGATATGAAGATTTGCGCAAAGAAGGGTTTCAAGGGGTGAAATTACTATTGGAAGGTGCAGTGGATAGATTGAATCCAATTTTAATGACTGCATTTACCACAGGTCTGGCTCTGATTCCTTTAGCTTTAAAGGGAAGCGAGGCTGGAAATGAGATTCAAAGCCCCATGGCGATTGTGATACTGGGAGGTCTGGTATCGGCCACGATTTTGAATTTGTTTGTCATTCCTTGTGTGTATCAATGGATTTCCGATAGAAAATAG